In Alteromonas sp. V450, the following proteins share a genomic window:
- a CDS encoding cation diffusion facilitator family transporter gives MDIGFHHLEEKRLLTLSFYIAGAFVVIALGFAILTSSGAILFDAAYSLIAFVMSMLTLKVANLVQRPDDDRFHFGYTAIEPTLNMFKSLIIIATCVYAVASSVQSLLAGGHAAEYGIGMVYGVVATLGCFSISFYMRVKGKHLLSDLVKVDSHTWMIDGVLSASILFAFILAYALELTEYRALSPYVDPILLIILGSAMLPVPFKILRESLNEVINKAPPEAISAVIEKKFKKTLIDVPYEHVEVRISKRGRDVYLLVHIIVDDAFSIATISELDEIRLKCEAEMREWDPAIIMDILFIKDPELAE, from the coding sequence ATGGACATTGGCTTCCATCACCTTGAAGAAAAGCGCCTATTAACGCTTTCTTTTTATATTGCCGGTGCATTTGTCGTTATTGCGCTTGGTTTTGCCATTTTAACGAGCTCTGGCGCTATTTTATTTGATGCCGCTTACTCGTTAATTGCTTTTGTTATGTCAATGCTAACGCTAAAAGTAGCTAACTTGGTTCAACGCCCTGATGATGACCGGTTCCACTTTGGTTACACGGCAATCGAGCCTACGCTAAACATGTTTAAGTCGCTTATTATTATTGCTACGTGTGTGTATGCCGTCGCGAGCTCTGTTCAGAGTTTATTAGCAGGTGGGCATGCAGCTGAGTATGGTATTGGTATGGTCTACGGTGTGGTAGCAACGTTGGGCTGTTTTAGTATCTCTTTTTACATGCGTGTAAAAGGCAAGCATTTGCTGTCCGACTTAGTAAAAGTGGATTCTCACACCTGGATGATAGACGGTGTGCTAAGTGCCTCCATTTTGTTCGCTTTTATCTTGGCATACGCGTTGGAGTTGACTGAATATAGAGCGCTGTCGCCGTACGTTGATCCCATTTTATTGATTATTCTTGGCTCAGCAATGCTGCCGGTGCCGTTTAAGATCCTGCGTGAAAGTCTTAACGAGGTCATCAACAAAGCACCGCCTGAAGCCATATCGGCGGTAATCGAGAAAAAATTCAAAAAAACCTTGATTGACGTGCCGTATGAGCATGTAGAAGTGCGTATTAGTAAGCGGGGTAGGGATGTTTATCTTTTGGTCCATATTATTGTGGATGACGCCTTCTCGATTGCTACGATAAGTGAGTTAGACGAAATTCGATTGAAATGCGAAGCTGAGATGCGCGAGTGGGACCCTGCAATTATCATGGATATTCTGTTTATAAAAGATCCTGAACTAGCAGAGTAG
- a CDS encoding EF-hand domain-containing protein, which translates to MKKLTIATLISAALSTAAFAGNGIEKIDTTFVDLDNDDNGYISREEADDDEIYAHFSKIDTNSDMQLSINEFNSHVMQHPQHFDDEVLSTVKSMKESMVANGTIETKVKVDTDVDEIVAATKDKRLTHELRAETELLNNENLKETTVERVAKDTVVHDKTVIADEAVIARSKFEMIDANSDGKLTKAEASRSGVTRDFDKIDANDDELITRTEFKRYERTSEGNLGDNSEE; encoded by the coding sequence ATGAAAAAGTTAACGATTGCTACATTAATCAGCGCCGCACTTTCTACTGCCGCGTTTGCCGGTAATGGTATCGAAAAAATAGACACGACATTTGTCGACCTGGATAACGATGACAATGGCTATATCTCACGAGAAGAAGCTGATGACGATGAGATTTATGCACACTTCTCCAAAATTGATACTAATTCAGACATGCAGCTTTCAATTAACGAGTTTAATTCTCATGTAATGCAGCACCCTCAACATTTCGATGATGAAGTTTTATCTACTGTAAAGTCGATGAAAGAAAGCATGGTCGCAAACGGTACGATAGAAACGAAAGTTAAGGTTGATACCGATGTAGATGAAATAGTCGCCGCAACGAAAGATAAAAGACTAACCCACGAACTAAGAGCTGAAACTGAACTTTTAAACAATGAGAATCTAAAAGAGACAACTGTCGAACGAGTGGCGAAAGATACTGTCGTTCACGATAAAACGGTTATCGCAGATGAAGCAGTTATTGCACGCAGTAAATTTGAGATGATCGACGCTAACAGCGACGGTAAACTTACTAAAGCTGAAGCCTCACGAAGTGGTGTAACCCGTGACTTCGATAAAATTGACGCAAATGACGATGAACTAATAACACGTACGGAATTTAAGCGTTATGAGCGTACATCTGAAGGAAATTTAGGCGATAACTCGGAAGAGTAA
- a CDS encoding phosphatase PAP2 family protein, whose protein sequence is MLASTGIKGLLAFRALRKMNKPSANTTQNKENFLTSSTLSNATTPPSVVAITGSAYALSKMTHAPKVQRFLLKSTLSASVAGLLNAGLKRLIGRKRPRAESGPEMKGPALKDKFNSMPSGHASAVAAVAGSIPRSSGPLLLASAAGLAATAVIGKSRTKRDAHHLSDVLVGSCLGFGVAYAVSKLEKPVEDEVKSFKQGSHLPKRFN, encoded by the coding sequence ATGTTAGCTTCCACAGGAATTAAAGGCCTACTTGCGTTTCGAGCACTGCGAAAAATGAACAAGCCCAGTGCTAATACAACGCAAAATAAAGAGAACTTCTTAACATCTAGCACTTTGAGCAACGCAACAACACCTCCATCTGTTGTCGCCATTACGGGTTCTGCATACGCGCTATCTAAGATGACGCATGCACCAAAGGTGCAGCGCTTTCTTTTAAAGTCGACGTTATCAGCCTCAGTGGCGGGATTACTTAACGCGGGGCTTAAACGTTTGATTGGACGAAAGCGTCCAAGAGCAGAGAGTGGCCCTGAGATGAAAGGCCCCGCATTGAAAGACAAATTTAACTCTATGCCATCAGGACACGCATCAGCAGTAGCGGCTGTGGCTGGTTCAATACCGCGTAGTTCTGGGCCTTTGCTGTTAGCGTCAGCGGCAGGCTTAGCTGCTACAGCAGTTATAGGAAAGTCGAGGACTAAGCGCGACGCACATCACTTATCAGATGTTCTAGTGGGAAGTTGTTTGGGCTTTGGCGTGGCCTACGCGGTGTCGAAGCTCGAAAAGCCTGTTGAAGATGAAGTTAAAAGTTTTAAACAAGGCTCTCACCTGCCGAAACGATTTAACTAA
- a CDS encoding aromatic ring-hydroxylating dioxygenase subunit alpha gives MKTVTHPSIKSYFDANESQQEIEQAFSRGLAYAGHSLMVPEKFSYQVLPHFNDRYVLFNQGENHELISNVCLHRQAQLLEGQGRARSIVCKLHCWGYDNTGQLKGTPHFKGAPNGQLKKEPLSVWNGLLFRGRSPNMDLPALGLEDYLDFADYFYAGSETSEYQFNWKTFIEIYLENYHVYSMHPGLRQFVRPDDLEWSFGDDFSVQKVGLGDELTKRTTPRYREFQDALIARFGQTLPRFGAIWCFLYPNIMIEWYPDIIVISTIYPKGASACINHVEFYYPKALYRDMPDYFAAEKAAYMETAVEDEEACLLLEKGRRALYLSGEEEQGPIEPFLEAGVAHFYDWLAKQ, from the coding sequence ATGAAAACCGTTACCCACCCTTCTATAAAAAGTTACTTTGATGCTAATGAAAGCCAGCAGGAAATCGAACAGGCCTTCTCGCGTGGGCTTGCTTATGCGGGCCATTCTCTCATGGTGCCAGAGAAGTTTAGTTATCAAGTGCTACCGCACTTTAACGACCGTTATGTGTTATTTAATCAGGGTGAGAACCATGAACTTATATCCAATGTTTGCTTACATCGACAAGCACAGCTTCTTGAAGGGCAAGGTCGGGCACGCAGCATTGTTTGTAAACTCCACTGTTGGGGGTATGACAACACAGGCCAGCTTAAAGGTACGCCACACTTTAAGGGTGCACCTAACGGTCAGTTGAAAAAGGAACCGCTGTCAGTGTGGAACGGTCTTTTATTTCGAGGGCGCTCTCCTAATATGGACTTACCTGCCCTTGGGCTTGAGGACTATCTCGACTTTGCCGATTACTTTTACGCCGGTTCTGAAACGTCGGAATATCAATTTAACTGGAAGACATTCATCGAAATCTATTTAGAGAACTATCACGTGTACTCCATGCATCCGGGGCTACGCCAGTTTGTTAGGCCCGATGATTTAGAATGGTCGTTTGGCGATGATTTTTCAGTTCAAAAAGTAGGGCTAGGCGATGAGCTTACCAAGCGCACAACACCACGTTATAGAGAGTTTCAAGACGCATTAATAGCACGATTTGGGCAAACACTTCCTCGCTTTGGCGCCATATGGTGCTTTTTGTACCCTAATATTATGATTGAATGGTACCCAGACATTATTGTTATAAGCACGATTTACCCCAAGGGTGCAAGCGCGTGTATAAACCACGTAGAATTTTATTATCCAAAAGCGCTTTATAGAGACATGCCAGACTACTTTGCAGCAGAAAAAGCGGCATATATGGAAACAGCGGTAGAAGATGAAGAAGCCTGCCTGTTGTTAGAAAAAGGTCGACGGGCACTTTATTTATCGGGTGAAGAAGAACAAGGGCCCATAGAACCGTTTTTAGAAGCAGGCGTGGCGCATTTTTACGATTGGCTTGCTAAACAGTAG
- a CDS encoding GFA family protein: protein MNNYKGACLCGSVTFEIEGDFDSFYLCHCKHCQKDTGSAFAANLFSSSALLTWGSGVDAVTTFTLENTRHSKSFCKICGSALPCTQLGNILAVPAGCLDTKLVIKPTAHIFGESKAAWEESLETISKFERLP, encoded by the coding sequence ATGAACAATTACAAAGGGGCTTGTTTGTGCGGTTCAGTAACTTTTGAAATTGAGGGTGATTTTGACAGTTTTTATCTGTGCCACTGCAAACATTGTCAAAAGGATACAGGTTCGGCCTTCGCAGCCAACCTGTTTTCAAGTTCAGCACTATTAACTTGGGGATCGGGTGTTGACGCCGTGACTACCTTTACGCTTGAAAACACGCGTCATAGCAAAAGTTTCTGTAAAATTTGTGGCTCAGCCCTTCCGTGTACTCAACTCGGTAACATACTAGCCGTACCCGCGGGGTGTCTTGATACAAAACTAGTGATTAAACCTACTGCACATATCTTCGGCGAAAGCAAAGCTGCGTGGGAAGAAAGCTTAGAAACAATTTCAAAATTCGAACGTTTACCGTAA
- a CDS encoding ATP-dependent DNA helicase, translating into MPKINNVFSSDGLLASAIKGFVPREAQTEMAKAVKRAIDTTGSLIVEAGTGTGKTFAYLAPALLSDGKAIVSTGTKNLQEQLFHRDLPLVKKALGSKRKTALLKGRANYLCLHRLAQHGGNSTLVEKDVLGQLSEVKRWSSTTKTGDMGELKTLPEDARVLPLVTSTVDNCLGRDCPDYEDCYLVKARRKALDADIIVVNHHLFFADMALKDTGFGELIPEADAIIFDEAHQIPDIASDYFGESLSTRQIHDIAKDITLLFRTVLKDAGQLDKAADKCRMIASDLRLLFPDTAERGNWAEALDRDDVRMQVGKLAEALGVLHEVCKLHIGRDKDLDNMYERVVAAREQLDALSDNKQENVSLWYETTQRHLIMHLTPLSIAAKFRRFVSSPPRGWIFTSATLMVNGGFEHFQRRMGLEDAETLGLDSPFNYPEQAMLCVPRYLPEPNSYAMRETLLQTAKRLIKASRGRCFLLFTSHAMLREIAQKLEDEIDNPLLVQGTTTKQALLDAYLADEKAVLMGTGAFWEGVDVRGNDLVCVMIDKLPFASPDDPLLQARMEDVKKRGANPFGVIQIPQAVITLKQGAGRLIRDPTDKGVLVICDNRLVTKPYAKTFVGSLPDMKRTRSLDEVEKFLAGIDEA; encoded by the coding sequence ATGCCCAAAATAAACAATGTATTTTCTTCAGATGGCCTTCTGGCAAGCGCGATCAAGGGCTTTGTGCCTCGGGAAGCACAAACTGAAATGGCAAAAGCGGTTAAGCGCGCTATTGATACCACAGGAAGTTTGATTGTTGAGGCCGGCACAGGGACCGGCAAAACCTTCGCTTATCTTGCCCCTGCATTATTAAGCGACGGTAAAGCGATTGTTTCTACCGGTACGAAAAACTTACAAGAGCAGCTCTTTCATCGCGATTTACCATTGGTAAAGAAAGCATTAGGCAGTAAACGCAAAACCGCACTTTTAAAAGGCAGAGCGAACTATCTCTGTCTTCATCGATTAGCGCAACATGGCGGCAACTCAACGCTTGTTGAAAAAGATGTACTTGGTCAACTTTCGGAAGTGAAGCGTTGGTCAAGTACAACAAAAACCGGTGATATGGGCGAGCTTAAAACGCTGCCTGAAGATGCACGTGTTTTACCGTTGGTTACCTCTACAGTAGATAACTGCCTTGGACGTGATTGCCCAGACTATGAAGACTGCTATTTAGTTAAAGCGCGAAGAAAGGCACTTGATGCTGATATTATTGTTGTCAATCATCACCTTTTCTTTGCAGATATGGCGCTTAAAGACACCGGCTTCGGTGAGCTTATCCCTGAAGCGGACGCTATAATTTTCGACGAGGCGCATCAAATTCCAGACATTGCCAGCGACTATTTTGGCGAGTCACTTTCAACAAGACAAATTCACGATATTGCCAAAGATATTACGCTGTTGTTTAGAACCGTGCTCAAGGATGCTGGACAGCTAGATAAAGCGGCAGATAAATGCAGAATGATTGCGTCTGATTTACGGTTGTTGTTCCCGGATACTGCTGAACGCGGCAACTGGGCCGAAGCGCTAGACCGTGACGACGTGCGCATGCAGGTGGGCAAATTAGCCGAAGCGCTGGGTGTACTGCATGAGGTGTGTAAATTACATATTGGCCGCGATAAAGACCTGGATAACATGTATGAACGTGTTGTTGCGGCAAGAGAGCAGTTAGACGCATTAAGCGATAACAAGCAAGAGAATGTGAGTCTGTGGTATGAGACAACGCAGCGCCACCTTATTATGCACTTAACTCCGTTATCCATTGCCGCGAAATTTAGACGGTTTGTTTCATCGCCCCCTCGCGGATGGATATTCACATCGGCAACCTTGATGGTCAACGGCGGCTTTGAGCACTTTCAGCGTCGCATGGGCTTAGAAGACGCAGAGACGTTAGGATTAGATAGCCCGTTTAATTACCCTGAACAGGCCATGCTGTGTGTGCCGCGCTATTTACCTGAACCAAACAGCTATGCAATGAGAGAGACATTACTGCAAACGGCCAAACGGTTAATAAAAGCAAGCCGTGGGCGATGCTTTTTACTGTTCACTAGTCACGCTATGCTTAGAGAGATAGCTCAAAAGCTTGAAGACGAAATAGATAATCCACTCCTCGTTCAAGGAACAACAACGAAACAGGCGCTACTAGATGCTTATTTAGCGGATGAAAAGGCTGTTTTAATGGGAACAGGTGCATTTTGGGAGGGGGTCGACGTACGCGGTAATGACTTAGTATGCGTGATGATCGACAAACTGCCCTTTGCATCACCTGATGATCCGCTACTGCAAGCGCGGATGGAAGACGTGAAAAAAAGAGGTGCAAATCCATTTGGCGTAATACAGATACCCCAAGCAGTTATCACGTTAAAGCAGGGAGCGGGACGGCTTATTCGAGATCCAACCGACAAAGGCGTATTGGTAATATGTGATAATCGCCTAGTTACAAAGCCTTATGCCAAAACATTTGTTGGAAGCTTGCCGGATATGAAACGAACGAGAAGCTTAGACGAAGTAGAAAAATTTTTAGCTGGCATTGATGAAGCCTAA
- the glpT gene encoding glycerol-3-phosphate transporter has translation MFGIFKPAAHITRLSSENVDNDYSRLRWQVFLGIFVGYAGYYLVRKNFSLAMPFLIEEQGFTKGQLGVALSAVSIAYGLSKFLMGSVSDRSNPRYFLTTGLLISSGIMFLFGFTSWATQSVAAIFILLFLNGWVQGMGWPACGRTMVHWFSGNERGKIVSIWNIAHNVGGGLIGPLAILGMAWFNDWHSVFYVPAMVSTFIAVFIFLTLRDTPQSCGLPPIEEYRNDYPRDYSVSHEKEFSTKEIFLTYVLNNKLLWFIAFANAFVYLIRYGVLDWAPTYLYEVKDFSFDKSSWAYFLYEWAGIPGTLLCGYISDAWFKGRRAPAAILYMLLVLVAVLVYWFNPAGNPNVDIAALMAIGFLIYGPVMLIGLFALELVPKKAAGTAAGLTGLFGYLGGAVVANIVLGYTVDHFGWDGGFVLLVAGCVCAIGLIGLTVKHEVAHESNQAPQ, from the coding sequence ATGTTTGGCATTTTCAAACCTGCGGCACATATAACGCGTTTATCAAGCGAGAACGTTGATAACGATTATTCCAGACTTCGGTGGCAAGTTTTCCTCGGGATCTTTGTTGGCTATGCAGGCTATTATTTAGTCCGCAAAAATTTTTCTCTCGCCATGCCTTTTCTCATTGAAGAACAAGGCTTTACTAAAGGCCAGTTGGGCGTAGCGCTGTCTGCGGTATCTATAGCCTATGGCCTGAGTAAGTTTCTTATGGGAAGCGTTTCTGACCGAAGTAACCCCCGTTACTTTTTAACAACGGGCTTACTCATCTCGTCTGGAATTATGTTTTTGTTCGGGTTTACTTCGTGGGCCACACAAAGCGTAGCCGCCATTTTCATATTGCTCTTTCTAAACGGATGGGTACAAGGCATGGGCTGGCCGGCGTGCGGCCGCACTATGGTGCACTGGTTTTCGGGCAACGAGCGAGGCAAAATTGTTTCAATCTGGAATATTGCCCATAACGTGGGCGGAGGGTTAATTGGACCATTAGCGATACTTGGAATGGCATGGTTTAACGATTGGCACAGTGTATTCTACGTGCCAGCTATGGTATCGACGTTCATCGCTGTATTTATCTTTTTAACATTGAGGGATACACCACAATCCTGCGGGCTCCCACCCATTGAAGAATACAGAAACGATTACCCAAGAGATTACAGCGTCAGTCACGAGAAAGAATTCTCGACAAAAGAAATTTTTCTCACGTACGTACTTAATAACAAATTACTGTGGTTCATAGCATTTGCTAACGCATTTGTTTATTTGATCCGCTACGGGGTACTGGACTGGGCCCCTACGTACCTTTACGAAGTAAAAGACTTTTCCTTTGATAAAAGCTCTTGGGCTTATTTTCTTTATGAATGGGCTGGCATACCTGGCACATTGCTGTGTGGTTATATCAGTGACGCGTGGTTCAAAGGACGCCGTGCTCCGGCCGCTATACTTTATATGCTGCTGGTCCTCGTTGCTGTATTAGTATACTGGTTTAACCCCGCAGGCAATCCTAATGTTGATATAGCTGCTCTAATGGCGATTGGCTTTTTGATTTATGGCCCGGTTATGCTGATAGGACTGTTTGCACTTGAGTTAGTACCTAAAAAAGCAGCAGGTACTGCTGCAGGATTAACGGGACTATTTGGCTATCTTGGTGGCGCCGTCGTTGCCAACATTGTGCTTGGCTATACCGTTGACCATTTTGGGTGGGACGGCGGTTTTGTTTTGCTGGTAGCAGGCTGTGTATGCGCAATCGGGCTTATCGGCCTAACGGTGAAACACGAAGTCGCTCATGAAAGCAATCAGGCCCCGCAATAA